The proteins below come from a single Pararge aegeria chromosome 23, ilParAegt1.1, whole genome shotgun sequence genomic window:
- the LOC120634405 gene encoding mpv17-like protein 2, with the protein MVSYAVIWPSSSIVQEYIQGGTTIENADWARATRFGIFGAFFMAPLFYSWMKLSSKFFIKKNLTTAVTRALIEQVTYSPAAISYFFFGMSLLERKPVETCVNEVREKFWPTYKVGVVFWSAAQTINFHFVSEKNRIVFVSVASFFGLYSWRM; encoded by the exons ATGGTCTCCTACGCGGTGATATGGCCAAGCAGCAGTATCGTCCAGGAGTACATACAAGGTGGGACCACCATAGAAAACGCGGACTGGGCTAGAGCCACGCGGTTTGGTATTTTCGGCGCATTCTTTATGGCGCCGCTATTTTATAGCTGGATGAAGCTGAGTAGCAAGTTCTTTATAAAGAAGAATTTGACTACTG CTGTGACTCGAGCTTTGATAGAACAAGTGACATACTCGCCTGCAGCGATATCGTACTTCTTCTTCGGGATGAGCCTTTTGGAAAGGAAGCCAGTTGAAACCTGCGTTAATGAAGTCAGAGAGAAGTTTTGGCCTACTTACAAAGTTGGCGTGGTGTTCTGGTCAGCGGCGCAGACTATAAACTTTCATTTCGTGTCGGAGAAGAATAGGATAGTTTTTGTTAGCGTGGCCAGTTTTTTTGGACTGTATTCATGGCGCATGTGA